From the Phycisphaeraceae bacterium genome, one window contains:
- a CDS encoding response regulator — MPKQKDILTTGEVAKICNVAPRTVSKWFDSGQLKGYRIPGSKDRRIPLTALIKFMKQHQIPLDGLQSGKTRVLLVEEPSETVDVLKKMLSEQAGYEVALARSGFAAGVECEKFRPHVILIDLHLGDISGEDVLKLVRDNSDLQMTKVIAVSSKLTEGQAAGLTQAGFDGFLRKPFQVKQIINAVEDATALVY; from the coding sequence ATGCCGAAGCAAAAGGACATCCTGACCACGGGCGAAGTCGCCAAGATCTGTAACGTCGCCCCCCGAACCGTCAGCAAATGGTTCGATTCAGGGCAGCTCAAGGGTTATCGGATCCCCGGTTCCAAAGACCGACGGATCCCGCTGACCGCCTTGATCAAGTTCATGAAGCAGCACCAGATCCCCCTCGACGGCCTCCAATCGGGCAAGACCCGCGTCCTGCTCGTCGAGGAACCCTCCGAGACGGTCGACGTGCTCAAGAAAATGCTCTCCGAGCAGGCCGGCTACGAAGTCGCCCTCGCCCGCTCCGGCTTCGCCGCCGGCGTCGAGTGCGAAAAGTTCCGACCCCACGTCATCCTCATCGACCTGCACCTCGGCGACATCTCCGGCGAAGACGTCCTCAAACTCGTCCGCGACAACTCCGACCTGCAGATGACCAAGGTCATCGCCGTAAGCAGCAAACTCACCGAAGGCCAGGCCGCAGGCCTCACCCAGGCCGGCTTCGACGGCTTCCTACGCAAACCCTTCCAGGTCAAACAGATCATCAACGCCGTCGAAGATGCCACCGCCCTGGTCTACTAA
- a CDS encoding fasciclin domain-containing protein produces MNTLSRMFVATFAVMAFAGGATAYACSDCGCSTKTEDAGKSMTAKSDIVATAISAGKFETLVAAVKAAGLVEVLQSEGPFTVLAPTDEAFAKLPKGTVETLLKPENKDQLVAILTYHVIPAKVKATDALDAEVAKTVQGQSVSFDLESRDGKLVATVNGADILYTDISTSNGVIHVIDEVLLPAASN; encoded by the coding sequence ATGAATACGTTAAGCAGAATGTTTGTTGCGACCTTCGCCGTCATGGCTTTTGCTGGGGGCGCTACGGCTTATGCCTGCAGTGACTGTGGTTGCTCGACGAAGACCGAGGATGCTGGCAAGAGTATGACCGCCAAGTCGGACATTGTGGCGACGGCGATCTCGGCGGGTAAGTTTGAGACCTTGGTCGCTGCGGTCAAGGCGGCGGGCCTTGTCGAGGTGCTTCAGAGCGAGGGTCCGTTCACGGTGCTGGCACCGACGGATGAGGCGTTTGCGAAGCTGCCGAAGGGCACGGTCGAGACACTGCTGAAGCCTGAGAACAAGGACCAGTTGGTTGCGATCCTGACTTATCACGTGATCCCGGCGAAGGTGAAGGCGACCGATGCGCTCGACGCTGAGGTGGCGAAGACGGTCCAAGGCCAGTCCGTCAGCTTCGACCTTGAGTCGCGAGATGGCAAGCTGGTCGCGACGGTCAATGGGGCCGATATTCTGTACACCGATATCAGCACATCCAACGGCGTGATCCATGTGATTGATGAGGTGTTGTTGCCCGCGGCATCGAACTAA
- a CDS encoding MFS transporter, translating into MDPLRSHYLLAYAVFGIVQPYAPLLLKDAGLTQNEIGWVIALFGVSVFITPPLLSALADLHLQPRRLIAGIFLVMSFGLALFAQAEGLVFAAVGYALVALCITPTFPVSDALHFRVEAERPADVPETPFHRIRVYGAYGFILPAVPLAIFLPDGGLGSRLAMVFGIVVCLLTILNTRRLPTVRHEVATGSLAAFPTWTAARRLLRPDARWFCLAVLLFSCSLSAYYGFYPLHLRELGVGDRYIALIVALGVIAEVFCTLTFGWLRSRIGLRGVVILGAGALCVRLLLLYAVPTAAAAIVSQLFHGPAMLLLVIAVPVFLNQLAGRTDRTSIQGVFAFMVFGLGRTLGPIVPGFVPDNNLSTVFAMGMTLSGIATLILVLGFREPSDRTGPVESAMPAPSPRP; encoded by the coding sequence TTGGACCCACTTCGCAGCCACTATCTCCTTGCTTACGCCGTTTTCGGGATCGTCCAGCCCTATGCCCCGCTTCTGCTTAAGGACGCGGGTCTGACGCAGAATGAGATTGGCTGGGTGATCGCGCTGTTTGGCGTCTCGGTGTTCATCACGCCGCCGCTGCTGAGTGCTTTGGCGGACCTTCATCTTCAGCCGAGACGGCTGATCGCGGGCATCTTTCTGGTGATGAGTTTTGGCCTGGCTCTTTTTGCGCAGGCCGAGGGCCTGGTGTTTGCTGCGGTGGGTTACGCCCTGGTTGCCTTGTGTATCACGCCGACATTTCCGGTCTCTGATGCCCTGCACTTCCGGGTTGAGGCGGAGCGTCCGGCTGATGTGCCCGAGACGCCGTTCCATCGCATCCGGGTCTATGGGGCTTACGGGTTTATCCTGCCGGCCGTCCCGCTGGCGATCTTTCTTCCGGATGGCGGCTTGGGTTCGCGGCTGGCGATGGTGTTCGGGATCGTGGTGTGTCTCCTGACGATTCTGAACACCCGGAGACTCCCCACGGTGAGGCATGAAGTGGCCACGGGGTCGCTGGCTGCGTTTCCGACCTGGACGGCGGCGAGGCGGCTGCTGCGGCCGGATGCGCGGTGGTTCTGCCTTGCGGTGCTTCTGTTTTCGTGCTCGCTCTCGGCGTATTACGGTTTTTATCCTCTGCATCTTCGTGAACTCGGGGTCGGCGACCGGTATATCGCGCTGATTGTCGCGCTGGGCGTGATCGCTGAGGTGTTCTGCACGCTGACGTTCGGGTGGCTCCGATCGCGTATCGGGCTGAGGGGCGTCGTGATTCTGGGTGCGGGAGCGTTGTGCGTTCGTCTTCTGCTGTTGTATGCGGTGCCAACGGCTGCTGCGGCGATCGTCTCGCAGCTCTTCCACGGGCCAGCCATGCTGCTGCTGGTGATCGCGGTCCCGGTGTTTCTCAATCAGCTCGCCGGTCGCACGGATCGGACGTCGATTCAGGGGGTGTTCGCGTTCATGGTTTTTGGTCTTGGACGGACGCTCGGCCCGATCGTGCCGGGTTTTGTGCCGGATAACAACCTGTCGACGGTCTTCGCGATGGGGATGACGCTCTCCGGGATCGCGACGCTGATTTTGGTACTCGGGTTCCGTGAGCCTTCTGACCGGACCGGTCCGGTCGAGTCGGCTATGCCGGCTCCGAGCCCTCGGCCATGA
- a CDS encoding WcaF family extracellular polysaccharide biosynthesis acetyltransferase, producing the protein MIITYNESLNIKHCIVSVRGWANKVFVVDSGSTDGTQQIATELGAEVVQHDWEGYAKQKNWGLRTLPFTSEWVLILDADEVITEKLRDRMLEVTRQPMDRVAENGFFINRVTYFMGRPIWHCGYYPSWNMRLIKRGRAFYENRAVHEHMIVDDPIGYIDEPMLHNDRRGLEHFIAKHNRYSTLEAQQLFHEYASHRSSDEANLTDETRRRRWLKRNIMHRMPFPWLWRFIYMYFFRLGFLDGRAGFDFCKLIATYDGMVALKFRYIMSQAKQAGFEPAEAMQSSGGTLAVPEGDTLTAPPTMPLPDDEPDPVEGTVRQLPPDPSQDGSHRGPAMQTQPEASPWNFREKLARAVWMLVGKPLFRVTFHNWYGLRAWILRRFGARIGKRVAIRPTVNIEVPWMLHIEDDATVGDYAILYSLGRIHIGKRSIVSQYAHLCAGTHDYTDRTFRLLRTPINLSDDVWIGADAYIGPGVTIGRLSVVGARSSVYKSMPERHVCVGNPARAIKERVLI; encoded by the coding sequence ATGATCATCACGTACAACGAGTCGCTCAACATCAAGCACTGCATTGTGTCGGTGCGTGGTTGGGCCAACAAGGTGTTTGTCGTCGATTCCGGATCGACCGATGGCACCCAGCAGATCGCTACGGAGCTTGGGGCCGAGGTGGTCCAGCATGACTGGGAGGGGTACGCGAAGCAGAAGAACTGGGGGCTGCGGACGCTGCCGTTCACGAGCGAGTGGGTGCTGATCCTCGACGCGGACGAGGTCATCACGGAGAAGCTGCGTGACCGGATGCTGGAGGTCACCCGCCAGCCGATGGACCGGGTTGCTGAGAACGGTTTTTTCATCAACCGGGTGACGTACTTCATGGGCCGGCCGATCTGGCACTGCGGGTACTACCCCAGTTGGAACATGCGGCTGATCAAGCGAGGCCGTGCGTTCTATGAGAACCGGGCGGTGCACGAACACATGATCGTGGATGATCCGATTGGTTACATCGACGAGCCGATGCTCCACAACGACCGCAGGGGCCTTGAGCATTTCATTGCCAAGCACAACCGCTACTCGACTCTTGAAGCGCAGCAGCTCTTCCATGAGTACGCCAGCCACCGCTCTTCGGACGAGGCCAACCTCACCGACGAGACGCGCAGGCGGCGCTGGCTCAAGCGCAACATCATGCACCGGATGCCGTTTCCGTGGCTCTGGCGATTCATCTACATGTATTTTTTCCGTCTCGGTTTCCTCGACGGTCGGGCGGGTTTTGACTTCTGCAAGCTCATCGCCACCTACGACGGGATGGTAGCGCTCAAGTTTCGCTACATCATGAGTCAGGCTAAACAGGCTGGTTTTGAGCCTGCTGAGGCGATGCAGTCGTCGGGCGGGACTCTTGCTGTGCCTGAAGGCGACACGCTGACCGCTCCGCCCACGATGCCGCTGCCCGATGACGAACCCGACCCGGTTGAGGGGACGGTTCGCCAGCTCCCGCCGGACCCGAGTCAGGATGGCTCGCATCGCGGGCCGGCGATGCAGACCCAGCCCGAGGCCAGTCCGTGGAACTTCCGTGAGAAACTGGCTCGCGCGGTCTGGATGCTTGTCGGTAAGCCGCTGTTCCGGGTGACGTTTCACAACTGGTACGGCCTGCGGGCGTGGATTCTCCGGCGCTTTGGCGCCCGGATCGGCAAGCGGGTCGCCATCCGGCCGACGGTGAACATCGAGGTGCCGTGGATGCTGCACATCGAGGACGATGCGACCGTCGGCGACTACGCCATCCTCTACAGCCTCGGACGCATCCACATCGGCAAGCGTTCGATCGTCAGTCAATACGCTCATCTCTGCGCCGGAACACACGACTACACCGACCGGACTTTTCGCTTGCTCCGCACGCCGATCAACCTCAGCGACGACGTGTGGATCGGTGCGGATGCCTACATCGGCCCGGGTGTCACCATTGGGCGTCTAAGCGTCGTTGGCGCTCGATCGAGCGTGTACAAGAGCATGCCCGAGCGTCATGTCTGTGTGGGTAACCCGGCCCGCGCGATCAAGGAACGCGTGCTCATCTGA
- a CDS encoding glycosyltransferase family 1 protein yields the protein MAESGMILINGLSIGGGGGLTVGIELTRALAQARPGWAIGLLLTRGHPLHEEASDVTWPAGVKLIWADPSTRQRQARDRYEARMLPKLVEDRGVRVLIQLNGMMPCGRVRVPVICHHQDPWPYRYQAWFSWKHHLIAWFKRRRHRRSLRDATWLTFTSEYLMQTVTTHHGFDTKRCSVLPNGLPDHLYEEAHREQIDPRADEILTVSNVSPYKQQWRVIEALAELDQRGHKGVSYRVLGGGAKEDLDALVERAKTLGLSDRVAVEGRVATERITWAYRRARIFALPSQCESFGIPAIEAMAFGVPVVVADCCALPEVTGDAALHADPDSTTALANAIERLLTDRDLAKTLIERGRERIHRYRWSDSGVKLAEIIEKF from the coding sequence ATGGCGGAAAGCGGCATGATTCTGATCAACGGTCTCTCCATCGGAGGTGGTGGCGGGCTGACCGTCGGGATCGAGCTGACGCGCGCACTAGCCCAGGCTCGACCGGGCTGGGCTATCGGACTGCTGCTGACACGCGGCCACCCGCTGCACGAGGAGGCGAGCGATGTGACTTGGCCCGCAGGAGTCAAGCTGATCTGGGCCGACCCATCGACTCGCCAGCGACAAGCCAGGGATCGTTATGAGGCCAGGATGCTACCGAAGCTGGTTGAAGACCGCGGGGTCCGTGTGCTGATTCAACTCAACGGCATGATGCCGTGCGGCAGGGTCCGCGTGCCGGTGATCTGCCATCATCAGGACCCCTGGCCGTATCGCTACCAGGCGTGGTTTAGCTGGAAACATCACCTCATCGCCTGGTTCAAGCGCAGACGGCATCGCAGGTCACTACGCGATGCGACATGGCTGACCTTCACCAGCGAATACCTGATGCAGACCGTCACCACGCATCACGGATTCGACACGAAGCGATGCTCGGTTCTTCCCAACGGTCTGCCGGATCATCTCTACGAGGAAGCTCATCGCGAGCAGATCGACCCGCGAGCCGACGAGATCCTGACCGTCAGCAATGTGTCGCCTTACAAGCAGCAATGGCGCGTGATCGAGGCACTCGCCGAACTCGACCAGCGGGGTCACAAAGGCGTGAGCTACCGGGTTCTTGGCGGGGGAGCGAAAGAAGACCTCGACGCCCTGGTTGAGCGTGCCAAGACGCTGGGACTGAGCGATCGGGTCGCCGTGGAGGGACGTGTCGCGACCGAGCGGATCACCTGGGCCTATCGCAGGGCGCGGATTTTCGCGCTGCCCAGTCAGTGCGAGAGCTTCGGCATCCCGGCGATCGAGGCGATGGCCTTTGGTGTACCGGTGGTGGTCGCCGACTGCTGCGCCCTGCCCGAAGTGACAGGCGACGCCGCCCTCCACGCTGACCCCGACAGCACCACAGCACTCGCCAATGCAATCGAGCGTTTGCTGACCGATCGAGACCTCGCCAAAACGCTGATCGAGCGCGGTCGAGAGAGGATTCATCGCTATCGGTGGTCGGACAGCGGGGTGAAGCTCGCCGAGATCATCGAGAAATTCTGA
- a CDS encoding glycosyltransferase family 4 protein, producing MVIQQPALPAYRVPVFKELARRPGLDVLVTYTHDPKLPNLEPDGFAAEPSTLRSLRLGGREVLWDPAQIRYATKKRADVLVLTWNAHYASLPIALKRARWSGVGTVVWGHGYSKTEAGWRAKVRTRLGRQADAMMFYSRSIAKRYEQEGFEPERLHVAANALDQTNIQHARENWVSRPLELERFRDQHGLNHGPIALYVSRFAPANREDLLIRATPSLVERFPQFRAVLIGKGETAGELKALAEKLGVADHVLMPGAIYGDLELAPWFLAADAFVYPANVGLSLIHAMGYGVPVVVGDDLASHNPEIDALEPGVNGLTFADGDANALAETLTDLFHDSQRHEAMRDAALRTVTEDFTLEHMVDGFEAAIRYAAGRHA from the coding sequence GTGGTCATCCAGCAGCCGGCCCTCCCGGCTTATCGGGTCCCGGTCTTCAAAGAACTGGCACGCCGTCCCGGACTCGATGTTCTGGTGACGTATACGCACGATCCGAAGCTCCCGAATCTTGAGCCGGATGGGTTCGCCGCTGAGCCAAGCACCCTGCGTAGCCTCCGGCTGGGCGGGCGCGAGGTCCTCTGGGACCCGGCCCAGATCCGCTACGCCACGAAGAAGCGTGCCGATGTCCTTGTGCTGACCTGGAACGCCCACTATGCGTCGCTGCCGATCGCTCTCAAGCGTGCTCGATGGTCGGGCGTCGGCACCGTCGTCTGGGGCCATGGCTACTCCAAAACCGAAGCCGGTTGGCGGGCGAAAGTCCGCACGCGCCTCGGCCGCCAGGCCGACGCCATGATGTTCTACAGCCGCTCGATCGCCAAACGGTACGAACAAGAGGGCTTTGAGCCCGAGCGACTCCACGTCGCCGCCAACGCCCTCGACCAAACCAACATCCAGCACGCGCGAGAGAACTGGGTCTCACGGCCACTCGAGCTCGAGCGTTTCAGGGACCAGCACGGACTCAATCACGGGCCGATCGCCCTCTACGTCTCTCGCTTCGCGCCTGCGAACCGGGAGGACTTACTGATCCGTGCGACGCCCTCGCTCGTCGAGCGCTTCCCACAGTTCAGAGCCGTACTTATCGGCAAGGGCGAGACCGCGGGTGAGCTTAAAGCCCTCGCGGAGAAACTGGGTGTTGCAGACCATGTCCTCATGCCGGGCGCGATCTATGGCGACCTCGAACTCGCCCCCTGGTTCCTGGCTGCTGATGCCTTTGTCTACCCCGCCAACGTCGGTCTGAGTCTGATTCATGCCATGGGCTACGGCGTGCCGGTTGTGGTTGGTGACGACTTGGCCTCTCACAACCCTGAGATCGATGCGCTGGAACCGGGTGTCAACGGCCTGACTTTCGCCGATGGCGACGCCAATGCGCTCGCCGAAACGCTGACCGATCTGTTCCACGACAGCCAGCGACACGAGGCGATGCGGGACGCAGCGCTGCGCACGGTCACCGAAGATTTCACCCTTGAACACATGGTCGATGGCTTCGAGGCAGCGATCCGCTACGCGGCCGGGCGGCACGCCTGA
- a CDS encoding glycosyltransferase family 4 protein, translated as MRVLILNQPFHPDVAATAQHAHDLARYLVQQGHQVDVVASRSIYGQTGATLPQFEVMDGAIEVHRVGVSIFGKRGIAARLADFLLFYALAALKVLTLPRADVVVTLTTPPFIGLLGAILAKLRGSRWVYWAMDLYPDVPVALGVMKPDSILTLGFEALNRWCLHHADRTVALGRCMKALIESKGIPPAKVDWIGVWAANQPQETDPSASSYRADWQLGDRFVVMYSGNLGLAHDAETLVAAAERLQHREDIRFVFVGSGKRMAEIRDRAQALPNTDLYGYQPRERLADLLAAADLHLISQLRAFTGIVVPSKLYGIMAAGRASIFVGPQDAEVALELTESNAGITLPVGDADALVHAIEQLAADRPRCKQLGDNALAAARDKHAVEHRCAAWERVLLGVIRTPRDQEIAP; from the coding sequence ATGCGCGTCCTAATCCTCAACCAGCCGTTTCATCCTGATGTCGCTGCCACGGCTCAGCACGCCCACGACCTCGCCCGCTACCTCGTCCAACAGGGCCACCAGGTCGACGTCGTCGCCTCCCGCTCCATCTACGGCCAGACCGGAGCGACCCTGCCTCAATTCGAGGTCATGGATGGCGCGATCGAGGTTCACCGCGTTGGCGTCTCGATCTTCGGCAAACGCGGCATCGCCGCCCGGCTCGCCGATTTCCTGCTCTTCTACGCCCTTGCCGCACTCAAAGTCCTGACCCTTCCTCGCGCTGATGTCGTGGTCACACTCACCACACCTCCTTTTATCGGACTCCTTGGGGCGATACTCGCCAAACTACGCGGGTCTCGCTGGGTCTACTGGGCCATGGACCTCTACCCGGATGTCCCTGTTGCCCTGGGCGTGATGAAGCCAGACAGCATCCTGACGCTCGGCTTCGAGGCCCTCAACCGCTGGTGCCTGCACCACGCTGACCGCACGGTCGCCCTGGGCCGGTGCATGAAGGCACTTATCGAATCCAAAGGCATCCCGCCCGCCAAGGTCGACTGGATCGGCGTCTGGGCTGCCAACCAACCTCAGGAAACCGACCCGTCTGCCAGTTCCTACCGCGCTGACTGGCAGCTTGGCGACCGTTTTGTCGTCATGTACTCCGGCAACCTCGGCCTCGCCCACGATGCCGAGACGCTGGTCGCCGCCGCCGAGCGTCTCCAGCACCGCGAGGACATCCGCTTCGTCTTCGTCGGCTCGGGCAAACGCATGGCCGAGATCCGCGACCGAGCCCAGGCCCTCCCCAACACCGATCTTTACGGCTACCAGCCCCGCGAACGCCTCGCCGACCTGCTTGCCGCCGCTGACCTCCACCTCATCAGCCAACTCCGCGCTTTCACAGGCATTGTCGTGCCCTCGAAGCTCTACGGCATCATGGCCGCGGGGCGCGCCTCGATCTTCGTCGGGCCCCAAGACGCCGAAGTCGCCCTCGAACTCACCGAGTCCAACGCTGGCATCACCCTGCCCGTTGGCGACGCCGACGCCCTTGTCCACGCCATCGAACAACTCGCTGCTGACCGACCGCGCTGCAAACAACTCGGCGACAATGCCCTCGCCGCCGCCCGCGACAAGCACGCCGTCGAGCACCGCTGCGCC